The proteins below come from a single Aegilops tauschii subsp. strangulata cultivar AL8/78 chromosome 6, Aet v6.0, whole genome shotgun sequence genomic window:
- the LOC109784747 gene encoding flavonol synthase/flavanone 3-hydroxylase has protein sequence MARAAAQSVQALASSLGALPPEFVRPEHEQPRATTFRGAAPPEIPVVDMSSQDAGRRMAEAAAEWGIFQVTGHGVPAEAVAELQRVGRGFFALPQEEKQRYAMDPGEGRTEGYGSTLRKGDLEGKKAWADFLFHNVAPPAAVNHSVWPESPAGYREANEAYCGHMVRLTRELFGRLSAELGLEEGAMAEAFGGDDVVLLQKINFYPPCPQPELALGLAPHTDMSTLTVLLPDEVQGLQVFKDGCWYDVNYVPGALIIHIGDQIEIMSNGRYKAVLHRTTVSREKTRMSWPVFVEPPPEHVVGPHPQLVADESPAKYKAKKFKDYKYCKINKLPQ, from the exons atggcgcgggcggcggcgcagagCGTGCAGGCGCTGGCGTCCTCGCTGGgcgcgctcccgcccgagttCGTGCGGCCCGAGCACGAGCAGCCGCGCGCCACCACGTTCCGCGGGGCCGCGCCGCCGGAGATCCCCGTGGTCGACATGTCCTCGCAGGACGCCGGGCGCCGCATGGCGGAGGCCGCGGCGGAGTGGGGCATCTTCCAGGTCACCGGCCACGGCGTGCCGGCCGAGGCCGTGGCGGAGCTGCAGCGCGTGGGCCGCGGGTTCTTCGCGCTGCCGCAGGAGGAGAAGCAGCGGTACGCCATGGACCCGGGCGAGGGCAGGACCGAGGGCTACGGCTCCACGCTGCGGAAGGGCGACCTGGAGGGCAAGAAGGCCTGGGCTGACTTCCTCTTCCACAACGTCGCGCCGCCGGCCGCCGTGAACCACTCCGTCTGGCCGGAGAGCCCCGCGGGGTACAGGGAGGCCAACGAGGCCTACTGCGGCCACATGGTGCGGCTCACGCGCGAGCTGTTCGGGCGCCTCTCGGCGGAGCTGGGGCTGGAGGAGGGCGCCATGGCGGAGGCGTTCGGCGGCGACGACGTGGTGCTCCTCCAGAAGATCAACTTCTACCCGCCGTGCCCGCAGCCGGAGCTCGCGCTCGGCCTCGCGCCGCACACCGACATGAGCACGCTCACCGTCCTCCTGCCCGACGAGGTGCAGGGCCTCCAGGTGTTCAAGGACGGATGCTGGTACGACGTCAACTACGTGCCCGGCGCCCTCATCATCCACATCGGCGACCAGATCGAG ATCATGAGCAACGGGAGGTACAAGGCCGTGCTGCACCGGACGACGGTGAGCCGGGAGAAGACGCGGATGTCGTGGCCGGTGTTCGTggagccgccgccggagcacGTCGTCGGGCCGCACCcgcagctcgtcgccgacgagagCCCGGCCAAGTACAAGGCCAAGAAGTTCAAGGACTACAAGTACTGCAAGATCAACAAGCTACCACAGTAG